The genomic segment GGCGTTCGCGCCCCTCGCCGAGTACGCGTGGGGGCACTTCCCGCGCGGGCGAGGGACCACGTCGTTCGGGTCGTGGCGGACGAACCCGTACGTCCGCGCGTTCGTCGTCTTCCCCGCCGCCGTCTTCGTGGTCGGCCTCCTCACCGCCGCGTTCGCCCTCGGCCCGATAATCGGGTTCTCGGGCGTGGTGTTCGCCTTCGCGGGGTTCGCCCTCGTCAACTACCCGTTCTCGACGGTCGTCGCACTCGTCGCGAGTCGCGTCGTCCGCGTCGTCTACAACGCGGTCCAGACGCCGCAACTCACCGCTAGCGGTCACCCCGCGTACGTGACGCCGTGGTGGGCCGACATCGCCATCCAGGGGCACGCGTTCGGTCTGTTCCTCGGCGTCCTCCTCGGTCTCGCCGTCGTCCGCAACCGGGCGCCCGAGGCCCGCCCGTCGGCGCTCCGACTGTGGACCGGGACGATACTGTTCGGCGTCCAGCAGTCGATGTGGGCCATCTACTGGTACCGCGGCGGCGAGACGTACGTGCTCTACCGCGCCGTCGGCGTGGCCCTCGTCGCCCTGTTGGCCGTCGTCGTCACGGTCACCGTCGTCGGGTCCGACCGGGTGGCACTCCGGGACACTCTCGGCGGCGCGTTCGCCGTCCGCCCGTGGCAGGCCGGGGCGGCCTGTCTCATCCTCGTCGCCGCGGTCATCTCCGGACCCGCGGTTCCGTACAACCTCTACACCGCGAACGACGACGACCTGCCGGGCGCGGAGATAGACGTCCGCGACTACGAGGTGACGTACGCGGAGAACGTGACGAACGGGATGACCGCCGCGTTCGAAATCTCCGCGCTGGGGGAGACGACGGCGGTGAAGACGGCGGGCGTCATCGTGCGCAGTCGCGACCGCGGCATCTGGACGACGGCGGTCACGAAGGGGCGACTCGCCTTCGACGGGCAGGTGCCCGTCCTCGTCGGCGGTCCGGGCTGGCGCGAGACGGTGTTCGCCGTCCGCGACGGCTGGGTGGCGACGCACGGCGACACCGCCTACCGCGTCTTCCTGAGCCATCGGGGGACCGCGCGCGTCGTCTACACCTCGGACCCCGCGCGGGCCGGCCCCGTCGTCGGCGGGCGGAACATCAGCATCGACCCCGCCCCGCAGGGCTACTACGTCCGCGTCGAACGCGACAACGAGTCCGTGACGACGCGCCTGCCGGCGGAGAACGGGACCGCGACGCTGGACGGCCTCACGTTCGTCAGAGAGGAGCGGAAACTGTTCGTCGAGTACGGCGAGACCCGCCTGCGAATCGCGAAGCGAGAGCGGTACGAGTAGCCGGCGGCCGGAGTTCTCCCGACGCGCCCGTCAGTCCCACTCGATGCGGTACACTTCGGTGTCGATGTCCTTGGACGCCTCGTCGTGGAACTCGAACTGCCGGTCGAGGCTGAACGTCGCCTCGAAGGCGTGGGTCACCGTGCCGCCCTCGTCGGCGGCGAACGCCTCGACGAACTCCTGAGAGCCGGTGTTGTGGATGGAGTACGACACGTCAGACAGCGTCGCCGCCGTCCGCAGGAACGCCCGGTCGGCGTGTTCGTGGCCGCGTTGCGCCCCGAACGGCGGGTTCATCAGGACCGTCGTCGGTTCGTCGACGCAGAGGGGCGCCCGCGTGGCGTCCGCGCGGACCCAGTGGATGGGCGTCGTCGTCCCGACGCGGACGCGGTTGTCGCGGGCCACGTCGAGTGCCTCCGCGTCGACGTCCACGCCGACGACCCGGGCGGGGCCCCGGAGGGCGGCACCGAGAGCGAGCATGCCAGTCCCGGTGCCGAGGTCCACCACCGTTCGTCCCTCGACGTCGCCGTTCAGGTCGGCGACGTGGACGACGTGGGCGGCGAGGCCCGGCGGTGTCGGGTACTGTTCGAGTTCGACGCGGGGGTTCTCGAACCCCGCGACGACGGACAGTTGCGTCTCGAGGGCGGCCTTCGTCGCCATCAGGTGGATATCGCGCCGGAGGCCGAAAAGTGAACGCCTTCGCGGCGGGCGCGTTCGGCGAGTGCGCGGAGTGCCGTCTCGACGGCGTCCTCGTCGGCGGCGCCCTCGACGGTGAGTTCGAGGCGGGCCGCGCCGAGGAACGCCGCGGCGCGGACGTACTCGCGCAGGTCCTCCACGACGGTCTGCGTGGCGAACGGGCAGTCCTCGTCGAAACACGCCTCGACGGTCAGGACGGCCGGGTGGTAGCCGTCGGCGGCGAGGGCCGACTTCAGGTCCCGGAGGTACGCCGGGGCCGTCGAGTCGAGGTTCGACGCCGAGAGTGACACCGGGGTCACGTCGGTGACGGCGTCTGCGTCGAGTGCCTCCGCGGCGGACGACTGCTGCGTGGGCGTCGTACTCATGTCGATTTTACATACCCACTAATCATACAAAAGCGTTGTTGAATGTCCAATAGTAATATTATTCGGCGCTTATCGGGAGACGGCGAGAGGTCGTGCGCCGCGATTGAACGGCCCGGGGGACTCAAGCCGTTCGATGTGATACGGTCGCATGGGGTCGCACGCTCTGCGTCACCCCATTCCCCCCCATCCCCCCTCTCCGAAGTTCGAAGCCGTCAGTACCGGCGTTCGAGGACGACGACGCCGTCGTCGTCTCTGAGCGTGATGGTGTCGCCGCCGTTGTTCCACACCGCAGACCCACGCCCCCAGTAGACCGTCGCGTCGCCGTCCGTCCCGGTGCCGGTCCTGAGCGTGAGTTCCGCTCCCGGTTCCAGCGTCGTGCCCGGCGGGAAGGTGTACGTCTTGCCGACGGCGTCGGCGACGGACCACCCCGACAGGTCCACCGTCTCCGCGCCCTCGTTCCGGAAGACGACGTACTCGTCGTTCAGGTTCTCGTTGTCGTTGCCGGCGGCGTCGGGGTGGATCCGAACGACCGCTATCCGGGCGTCGGTCGCGCTGGAACCGTCGTCGGCCGTGTCGGCACCGACCGTTCCGCCGTCGGCCGTCGCGCCCTCGTCTGCCTCGCGTTCCGCGCACGCCCAGAGGCCGCGGCCCGCCGCGCGGGCGTCCGTCTCGGCCGCGCGGTACCGTTCACGTTCGGTAAATGTACTCTCGTACAGACGGGCGTGGCCGGCCTCGACGAGGGCGAGGTTGAACGACGCGCCGTCGACGTGGACGTACGCGAGGAGGCGGTCGTAGTAGCCGCGTCTGTCCGCCGTCTCGTCGAAGACGAGGCGGACCTCTTCGCCGGCGAGGTGCCGTCTCGCGTACGCGGAGGCGTTCTCACCCGCGGCGTCGAGACAGGCCGCCCCCGCCTCGGTGTCCGGGACGCCCTCGAACTCGCCCGGCGTGTTCGACCCGTACACCTCCGGCGTGTCGACGCCCAGGAGGCGGACGGTGTCGCGCGACCCGTTCGCGTACTTCACCTTCACCGTGTCGCCGTCCACGACTTCGGTCACGGTGACCCGGACGCTCGGCCCCGTCGGCGTCGCGGCGTCCGTGGCCGCACCCGCCGAACCGGTCGACTGCGGCCCGGCCGGGGCGGCACCGACGCAACCCGAGAGGACGAGGAGAACGACTGTGAACAGGACCGTTCGCGCGCGCATACCTCCTCGTTCGGACGACGACCGGATAACCGAACCGGCGTCCGTACCGACCGATACTACCCGCAGTTGATGACAAGTGACTAACTAATTTTCGCAAAGTTTTAAATACTCGCTTCACCACAAACCTTATAATGGAACGCCCGAGCCGCCAGCGTCAGCGAGAGCAGGAATCGGAGCAGAACGCCGACGAGCGCGTCGCGTGCCCGGAGTGTGAGTCCACCAATATCATCACGGACGCCGACCAGGGGGAGTTGGTGTGTGACGACTGCGGCTTGGTGCTGGACGAGCGCCAGATAGACCGCGGGCCGGAGTGGCGGGCGTTCAACCACTCCGAACGCCAGTCGAAGTCCCGCGTCGGCGCTCCCATCACGGAGACGATGCACGACCGCGGCCTGACGACGACCATCGACTGGAAGGACAAGGACGCCTACGGTCGGTCGCTCTCCTCCGAGAAACGGTCGCAGATGCACCGCCTCCGAAAGTGGCAGGAACGCATCCGCACGAAGGACGCGGGCGAGCGCAACCTGCAGTTCGCGCTCTCGGAAATCGACCGCATGGCCTCCGCGCTGGGCGTCCCCCGGTCGGTTCGAGAGGTCGCGTCGGTCATCTACCGCCGCGCCCTGAACGAGGACCTCATCCGGGGACGCTCCATCGAGGGCGTCGCCACCTCCGCGCTCTACGCCGCCTGCCGGCAGGAGGGCATCCCGCGCTCGCTCGACGAAGTCGCCGAGGTGTCGCGCGTGCCCCAGAAGGAGATCGGGCGGACGTACCGCTACATCTCGCAGGAACTCGGCCTCGAACTGAAGCCGGTCGACCCCAAGCAGTTCGTCCCGCGCTTCGCCTCCGCCCTCGGCCTCTCCGAGGAGGTACAGGCCAAGGCGACGGAGATAATCGACGTGTCGGCCGAACAGGGGCTGCTCTCGGGCAAGTCCCCGACCGGCTTCGCGGCCGCCGCCATCTACGCCGCCTCCCTGCTCTGCAACGAGAAGAAGACCCAGCGCGAAGTCGCCGACGTGGCGCAGGTGACCGAAGTCACCATCCGCAACCGGTATCAGGAGCAGATCGAAGCGATGGGCTTCCGCTAGGCGGGTCGGTTCCGTTCGTTCGACGTGCTGGCGCGAGCGACGGCGTTCGCTGCTCTCTCACCGCTCACTTCTCTCGGTCTCTCCTCCGTCCCCGCTCTGTTCTCGTCGCCACCGCTTCTGCCGTCCCTTCGTCCTGACGTCGCTCACCGGCGCACGAACACGACCACCTCGCGGTCCCAGAGACCGAGGTGGTACGTCGTCGCCTCGTAGCCGTCGCCGAGTCTGTCGCCGACGGCGCCGGACAGCGACGGGGCCGCGACGACCATCGGGGGCGTCGAGCGGTTCGCCGCGCGTTCGTCGAACGTCGTCACGTTCTTCGTGCTTATCGCGTCGGCGCCGGCGCGTTCGAAGTACCACGGGAGCGGCAGCCTGTTCCCCCAGTTCTGAACCACCGGCGGGAACTCGTTGCCGGGGTCCCACGCCGTGTAGTAGCGCTCGCCGACGTACAGCACCTCGGGCGTGGTGGGGTCGCCGTCGGCGACGGCCGAGGCGTTCTCGAAGAGGGGGTCGAGGTCGTCGCTCGGCTGAGCGAACTGCGCGAGTTCGTTCGTCCGGTCCGAGGGGCCGTACACGCCCGCGGCGGTGACGGCGCCCGCCTGCGCGAGGACGGCGACGAGGAGGAGGCAGACGCCGGCGACGGCGGCGGCGTCGCGGCCGTCGCCGCGCGCGAGGGCGACGGCGTGTCGGAGGAACGCCGCGGCGCCGACGGCCGCCAGCGGCGCGAGGGGGAGGAGCACGTGAATCGCCACCCACGGCGCCGCCACCTCCGTCACCACGGGGAAGACGGCCACCGACGCCGCCGCCCAGTAGGCGAACGCGTCCAGTAGCGTCCGGCGCTCCGTCGCGACGTAGCGGTTCCACGCGAAGACGGCGACGGCCGCGACGGCCGTCGGGAGGGCCACGTCGCCGAGCGTCCCCAGCAGGTCGGCGACGTACGGGAACAGTTCGTGCGTCCACGCCGGCCAGCGATTGACGACGCGCACGCCGACGAACGACCAGAGCGCACCCACGGTCGACTCGTAGAGGACGAGGTGCCACGTCGTCGGTCTCGTCAGGCCCACTTCGACGTGCGGGCCGGCGCGCGGCGCGAACATGAGCACCGTCGTCCCGAGGAACAGGAGGGACGCGCGGGCCGCGGGCGCGGTTCGGCCGGCGACGCGCGACCGGAGCGACGCGAGGAGTCGCCGCGCGGACGCCCCGCCGTCCACCACGGCGCTCGGTTGGTCCACGAGGAGGACGCCGACGGCGACCCAGCAGAGGACGTAGGCGGCGGCGAACCCCGAGGAGGCGAACGCGAGTGCGAGGGCGACGGCGGCCGCGTAGGCGTCGCGTCTGCTCGCCCGGTCGAACGCGCGGACGACGAAGCCGACGAACGCGAGGGCGAACAGGACGAGCGGAACGTCGCCGCGGAGGAAGCGCGAGTAGTAGACGAGCAGGGGGTGGAACGCGAGGACCGCGGCGAACGCGAGCGTCTCGGCGTCGTCCAGTCGGTCCCGAAAGAG from the Halogeometricum rufum genome contains:
- a CDS encoding rhomboid family intramembrane serine protease; amino-acid sequence: MELPGAVTVQRVALLVAFVLSVVAVYLADRPSGRWARALRRRFLFGVPWGSVVTVVGVLAVYLFVQGGLQHWYRPLTIPFRAWSYFYPLGVVTAAFAHNGPGHLVGNLVATAAFAPLAEYAWGHFPRGRGTTSFGSWRTNPYVRAFVVFPAAVFVVGLLTAAFALGPIIGFSGVVFAFAGFALVNYPFSTVVALVASRVVRVVYNAVQTPQLTASGHPAYVTPWWADIAIQGHAFGLFLGVLLGLAVVRNRAPEARPSALRLWTGTILFGVQQSMWAIYWYRGGETYVLYRAVGVALVALLAVVVTVTVVGSDRVALRDTLGGAFAVRPWQAGAACLILVAAVISGPAVPYNLYTANDDDLPGAEIDVRDYEVTYAENVTNGMTAAFEISALGETTAVKTAGVIVRSRDRGIWTTAVTKGRLAFDGQVPVLVGGPGWRETVFAVRDGWVATHGDTAYRVFLSHRGTARVVYTSDPARAGPVVGGRNISIDPAPQGYYVRVERDNESVTTRLPAENGTATLDGLTFVREERKLFVEYGETRLRIAKRERYE
- a CDS encoding flippase activity-associated protein Agl23, producing MSPGDASGDASATVLGLDFRTDRVAAAVVAFAALALLARLVGLGARPFHWDEARVGYWTLRYLETGAFEYRPVAGGPLLYHLDRVVFAVLGASDAMARLPVAVLGAALPSCALLFRDRLDDAETLAFAAVLAFHPLLVYYSRFLRGDVPLVLFALAFVGFVVRAFDRASRRDAYAAAVALALAFASSGFAAAYVLCWVAVGVLLVDQPSAVVDGGASARRLLASLRSRVAGRTAPAARASLLFLGTTVLMFAPRAGPHVEVGLTRPTTWHLVLYESTVGALWSFVGVRVVNRWPAWTHELFPYVADLLGTLGDVALPTAVAAVAVFAWNRYVATERRTLLDAFAYWAAASVAVFPVVTEVAAPWVAIHVLLPLAPLAAVGAAAFLRHAVALARGDGRDAAAVAGVCLLLVAVLAQAGAVTAAGVYGPSDRTNELAQFAQPSDDLDPLFENASAVADGDPTTPEVLYVGERYYTAWDPGNEFPPVVQNWGNRLPLPWYFERAGADAISTKNVTTFDERAANRSTPPMVVAAPSLSGAVGDRLGDGYEATTYHLGLWDREVVVFVRR
- a CDS encoding lamin tail domain-containing protein, with translation MRARTVLFTVVLLVLSGCVGAAPAGPQSTGSAGAATDAATPTGPSVRVTVTEVVDGDTVKVKYANGSRDTVRLLGVDTPEVYGSNTPGEFEGVPDTEAGAACLDAAGENASAYARRHLAGEEVRLVFDETADRRGYYDRLLAYVHVDGASFNLALVEAGHARLYESTFTERERYRAAETDARAAGRGLWACAEREADEGATADGGTVGADTADDGSSATDARIAVVRIHPDAAGNDNENLNDEYVVFRNEGAETVDLSGWSVADAVGKTYTFPPGTTLEPGAELTLRTGTGTDGDATVYWGRGSAVWNNGGDTITLRDDDGVVVLERRY
- a CDS encoding METTL5 family protein, translated to MATKAALETQLSVVAGFENPRVELEQYPTPPGLAAHVVHVADLNGDVEGRTVVDLGTGTGMLALGAALRGPARVVGVDVDAEALDVARDNRVRVGTTTPIHWVRADATRAPLCVDEPTTVLMNPPFGAQRGHEHADRAFLRTAATLSDVSYSIHNTGSQEFVEAFAADEGGTVTHAFEATFSLDRQFEFHDEASKDIDTEVYRIEWD
- a CDS encoding transcription initiation factor IIB, whose amino-acid sequence is MERPSRQRQREQESEQNADERVACPECESTNIITDADQGELVCDDCGLVLDERQIDRGPEWRAFNHSERQSKSRVGAPITETMHDRGLTTTIDWKDKDAYGRSLSSEKRSQMHRLRKWQERIRTKDAGERNLQFALSEIDRMASALGVPRSVREVASVIYRRALNEDLIRGRSIEGVATSALYAACRQEGIPRSLDEVAEVSRVPQKEIGRTYRYISQELGLELKPVDPKQFVPRFASALGLSEEVQAKATEIIDVSAEQGLLSGKSPTGFAAAAIYAASLLCNEKKTQREVADVAQVTEVTIRNRYQEQIEAMGFR